A section of the Longimicrobium sp. genome encodes:
- a CDS encoding enoyl-CoA hydratase-related protein encodes MSESPEFIRYAEEDGVAWITLDRPDRLNAFAGSMRDDLRLLVERAAESADVRVVVITGAGRGFCTGADVEVMSDLVARGDAATFEGYVEAGMRTVRAIAACRKPVVAAVNGVAAGAGASLACACDVRLASEKASIGFTFNRIGVHPDWGASWFLPRLVGAGGAAELILSARMVDANEALRIGLFQRVFAADAFEGEVRAFALELAAKPPLALAAAKHSLSVSPDRDLEAMLETEREAQMRLFRSADVREGIAAFNEKRKAVFRGE; translated from the coding sequence ATGAGCGAATCCCCCGAGTTCATCCGCTACGCCGAGGAAGACGGCGTCGCCTGGATCACCCTCGACCGGCCGGACCGGCTGAACGCGTTCGCGGGGTCGATGCGCGACGATCTCCGCCTGCTGGTGGAGCGCGCGGCGGAGTCGGCGGACGTGCGCGTGGTGGTGATCACCGGCGCGGGCCGCGGCTTCTGCACCGGCGCGGACGTGGAGGTGATGAGCGACCTCGTCGCGCGCGGCGACGCGGCCACGTTCGAGGGCTACGTCGAGGCGGGGATGCGCACCGTGCGCGCGATCGCCGCGTGCCGCAAGCCGGTGGTCGCGGCGGTCAACGGCGTGGCGGCGGGCGCCGGTGCGTCGCTGGCCTGCGCGTGCGACGTGCGGCTGGCCAGCGAGAAGGCGTCCATCGGCTTCACCTTCAACCGCATCGGCGTGCACCCGGACTGGGGCGCCAGCTGGTTCCTCCCGCGCCTGGTCGGCGCCGGCGGCGCGGCGGAGCTGATCCTCTCCGCGCGGATGGTGGACGCAAACGAGGCACTGCGCATCGGCCTCTTCCAGCGCGTGTTCGCCGCCGACGCGTTCGAGGGCGAGGTGCGCGCGTTCGCGCTGGAGCTGGCCGCCAAGCCGCCGCTGGCGCTGGCGGCCGCCAAGCACTCGCTCTCCGTCTCTCCCGACCGCGACCTGGAGGCGATGCTGGAGACCGAGCGCGAGGCCCAGATGCGCCTCTTCCGCTCCGCCGACGTCCGCGAGGGCATCGCCGCGTTCAACGAGAAGCGCAAAGCCGTCTTCCGCGGCGAATAG